TAGAAGCAGTTTAAAGTTCAACACAAACAGCCAAGAAACACAACAGCCTGCCTGATTTACAAAATAGTCATTGTGAGATGTTTGTCATAGTACAGGAGTAATCCCCTACCTTTCCCGGATCTCCCGGAGGAGAGTCTATTCTTGCTGGACTTTGAGCCGCGTGAGTCTCGCTCTCTCATGAGTCTCTGCACCTCATCTATAGAGAGCTTCTGCAGGACCACCACAGGCTTGACACTTTTCTTCACATCAGCTTCAGGCTCCAGTCTCTCCAGCCGCACGCACGGCTGCTTCCAGCCTTCCGGAACATCTCCCCCTCCGTCCTTCCTGATTTTGGGGATGGTGAAGTTCTTGAGCGATCCTGTGCCTGTGTTTTCACCCAGGAGGTATGGCAGAAGCTCGACCGGTTTGCTCCCAGACTGGGCATCGCCGTGGCGACCCTCGGGTCTGTGTTTCGGCCGCGGAGTGTCGGGCTGCTTGTCATCAGGGTGATGCCGGTGTTCTGGGGCGTGGTCGTGCTTGTGTTTGAGTGCTTTCGGAGTGACGCCCTCCTGTGGCTCCTGAGGCCAGCGTTGGGCCTCGCTGGCGGGGATGGGCACGCCCATGCAGGCTTCCTCCACCCTGCCCACCTGTTCCAAGCTCACCTGGAGGCCCGGACAGCTGGCGCTGGTACCGGCGGCACTAGCCTCTTGAGGGGCAAGCCTGTGCCCGGCGTTAGCTCCGCCACCCCCACCAGGGGCCCCGGCGCCCGAACCTGCTGTTCCGGCCGCGCCAGGCTCCTGCGGATGAGAGTCCTGTTTGCGTTTCTTCAGAGGTTTATCTACACACAGGCAGAGAGAAAGTCACGGTTTGGATATGTAAAGGGAATTTTGGAGACAACCAACCAGTAACAGCATCTTGTGACGTACCTTTGTCCTGAACCTCTTTAGCGCTACGCTCCGTCTCCATGGCTGCT
This DNA window, taken from Triplophysa rosa unplaced genomic scaffold, Trosa_1v2 scaffold725, whole genome shotgun sequence, encodes the following:
- the LOC130551159 gene encoding nipped-B-like protein A — encoded protein: RFVAGQSGSGGRFLPQQSSPVPSPYAPQSPATGYRQYPHPPAYSQHQHIQQGSVASPMIPGGMRNVHENKDQMRTFTGTSHILQSSPPYTPPRDGATDLLLSSPEKQRGLKPGEGEREQDDKDAVYDIVGSPSKDHTKLILRGSRARPAEMELGGMYPGSDPEGELVEALAAIERMESEAAMETERSAKEVQDKDKPLKKRKQDSHPQEPGAAGTAGSGAGAPGGGGGANAGHRLAPQEASAAGTSASCPGLQVSLEQVGRVEEACMGVPIPASEAQRWPQEPQEGVTPKALKHKHDHAPEHRHHPDDKQPDTPRPKHRPEGRHGDAQSGSKPVELLPYLLGENTGTGSLKNFTIPKIRKDGGGDVPEGWKQPCVRLERLEPEADVKKSVKPVVVLQKLSIDEVQRLMRERDSRGSKSSKNRLSSGRSGKGRGLLLYYDKHLTMTIL